A single window of Salmo salar chromosome ssa21, Ssal_v3.1, whole genome shotgun sequence DNA harbors:
- the rpl8 gene encoding 60S ribosomal protein L8, whose translation MGRVIRGQRKGAGSVFKAHVKHRKGAAKLRHIDFAERHGYIKGIVKDIIHDPGRGAPLAKVAFRDPYRFKKRTELFIAAEGIHTGQFIYCGKKAQLNIGNVLPVGTMPEGTIICCLEEKPGDRGKLARASGNYATVISHNPETKKSRVKLPSGSKKVIASANRAVVGVVAGGGRIDKPILKAGRAYHKYKAKRNSWPRVRGVAMNPVEHPFGGGNHQHIGKPSTIRRDAPAGRKVGLIAARRTGRLRGTKTVTEKEN comes from the exons ATGGGACGTGTTATCAGGGGACAGAGAAAAGGTGCCGGCTCCGTGTTCAAAGCCCACGTAAAGCACAGAAAAGGTGCCGCTAAACTCAGACACATTGACTTCGCAGAACGTCATGGTTACATCAAGGGAATCGTAAAG GACATTATCCACGACCCTGGCCGTGGTGCTCCCCTGGCCAAGGTGGCTTTCCGTGACCCCTACCGGTTCAAGAAGAGGACTGAGCTGTTCATTGCTGCTGAGGGTATCCACACCGGACAGTTCATCTACTGTGGCAAGAAAG CTCAGCTGAACATTGGTAATGTTCTGCCCGTGGGCACCATGCCTGAGGGAACCATCATCTGCTGCCTGGAGGAGAAACCTGGCGACAGGGGCAAGCTGGCCAGGGCGTCTGGGAACTACGCCACAGTCATTTCCCACAACCCAGAGACCAAGAAGTCCAGAGTCAAGCTTCCCTCTGGCTCCAAGAAGGTCATTGCTTCTGCTAACAGAGCTGTCGTTG GTGTGGTTGCCGGAGGTGGACGTATTGACAAGCCCATCCTGAAGGCCGGTCGTGCCTACCACAAGTACAAGGCCAAGAGGAACTCCTGGCCACGTGTCCGTGGTGTAGCCATGAAC CCTGTTGAACATCCCTTCGGTGGTGGTAACCACCAGCATATTGGAAAACCCTCAACTATCAGGAGGGATGCACCCGCCGGTCGCAAGGTCGGTCTCATTGCTGCCCGTCGTACAGGCAGACTGCGTGGAACAAAGACCGTCACGGAGAAGGAGAACTAA